TTGACTTGTTAGTGACATTGATAAATTTCTGAAGAAGGCTACAATTCCAATCGACAATGCAAACGGAAATTCGTTCTCTAATGAAGCCCCCTGCTCTGCCGAGGAGCGACCGATGCCGAGGAGAGGGATGGTCTATCTCCCAAGGCACATTCATCAGCATCGAACAAGGCGGTGTTAGAACCTTATATCAAGATTTGAAAAATAAAACAGCCAACTGTAGATTTCTGAGATAAGAACTActactccgtcccataatataggacgtttttgcaagctaactTAGCTtgtaaaaacgtcttatattatgagacggagggagtaataatttgCTGTACATATTTAGCACTTGGTGCTGGAAGTCCTGGTGGTACAGTTAAAAGCCGAAGTTGTAATAGTATGGCACTTCTGTTGTCCAGAAATTGAACAGTTTTGGAAGCTAGTTCCTTTTATCCACTTTTAGTTCCTCTTGAGTTTGAGCTCCTTGAGGCATGCTTGGTTCATTGTCCCCTGTTGTGAAAAAAATAAACTCTGGAGAAAATAGGCATGACTTCCATGGTATTTTCAGCGACATAAACCTGATCGATTTTGAATCTGGTTTGTTTCTCTGATAGAATTATTGGTGTCCGAAATCCAGCTGCTAACAGAGATTTCCTGTCCATCCAGCATGTTCAGGAGCTGTTGCTTGTATTGCATCGCTCATTTTTCAGAACAAAGAAGAGAAATTTCCAGTTGAAGTATTTATTTTCCTCTAATGCCACATGTGTGAGTTATGCATGATTAGGGCCTACAATACATATTCTTGATGTAATTGGTGTCTGAATTATTAGCATAAACAATATTAATTtcgttttaattattactactattaATAGAAGATTTGTTTTACCTTCTCTGTGGATTTCTTCAGTACTGAGCAACAGGTCAACGATCGACTTGCCAGTGACATTGATAAATTTCTGAAGAAGCTACTATTCCAATCGACAATGCAAATGGAAATTCGTCCTCCGATGAAGCCCCCTGCTCTGCCGAGGGGTGACCGATGACGAGGAGAGGGATGGTCTCTCTCCAAGCCACATTCGTCAGCATCAAACAAGGCGGCGTTAGATATGACCATCGTAGTGGCAACCTTATGTCAAGATTGAAAAATGAAACAGCCAACTGTAGATTTCTGAGATAAGAGCTGATTCAAATAATTTGCTGTACATATTTACAGTATAAAACCGAAGTTGGTGTAATTTTGTTGTCCAGAAATTGAACAGTTTTGGAAGTTCCTTTCTTCTATCCACTTTCAGTTCCCTGAGTTTGAGCCTTTTGAGGCTTGCTTGGTTCATTGTTCCCTGTTGTGAAAAAAAATAAATTCCGGAGGAAAATAGGTATTGTAACTTTCATCATATTTTCAGCGACATAAACCCGAGCTATTTGAATCTGGTTTGCTGCTCTGATAGAATTATTGGCGTCCAAAATCCAGCTGCTGACAGAGACTTCTTGTCCATCTAGCATGTTCAGGAGCTGTTGTTTGCGTTGCATCACTCATTTTTCAGAACAAACAAGAGAAATTTCCAGCTGGAGTATTTATTTCCTTTAATGCCACATGTGCGAGTTGTGCATGATTAGGGCCTACATGGATAAATGGATGGTGGTGCagttgggggaagatgaaggccgccgTTTTCAGATGACACCTCAGCTCATAGACAAGAGAATACGGGAGTAGAACAAATGATTTCTGCAGTTTTAATACCATAATTAATACCAGTATATGTGCTCTGAGGCGTTCCACGTAGAATGTTTGCAGCAGAACCTAAGATAAATTGTACCGGTGTAGATATCTGTTGATAAAAATGGCTTTGCGAGGAGTGTAGCTATTGACCGCCACTTTACAGCACAAAAAAAATCTAAGATTCGATGAGGAGCTAGTCAGCTAGCACATGCGAGGCAGAAGCTTCAATCAAACTGGAATAAGCATGAGAACACAACAACCAACCCACTGGGAAGTTTTCTTCCATTTTTCCTTCTCGAGTCGTCTACAATTTTAATATCACAGGTCACATACATGTTTGACACACAACAGCAACAACAAAATAAATCAGGTGTATGCATAGGCCTGGCTAGCAACCCAAACAACTGACATTGAAGGCAGACATTGGCGTCTCCTGAAGTTCAGTCTAGCCAGAAAGGTTCTGGCATCCGACATCTTCCTGACGAACTTCGTAAGCCGGTTCCAGTTGTGTGACTCGAACAGGCTCTTGTTCATCCTGACATAGTTGAAGGAGAAAGACGCGCCCGAGGTGCCGCCCGAGTAGCGCCTCGAGCTTCTGACGACCTGGCTCAGTGACGCGTCGTCCAGCCTCTCCACGGAGTTCTCACCATTGAGAGGTAGGTTCCATACCTTAGCGGCAGCCATCAGTTGCCGGAGAGTGCCTTCGGGGCTGCTCTGAGGACCGCTTCTCTCCTCGTCCCTCAGGTCGAAACAGCCGCAGCACAGGGCAGCTCTGTGTCGAGAGAACATTTGGGCGACGGGGAGATAGCCGTCTCTTAGCAATGTGTTGTAGTAGCCGGCTGTCAGCTCGGATGGGTGTGAACATGTGTAGTAGTGCCAATGTATGACGGAAACCTTCCCCGAGATGGTCACGCCGGTGCCAGAAAAGACGGCGTCAGCGACCGCGCATAACCTCTCTCCATGGAGAAGAAGCATTTCGGAATACCACTCGAGGAAAAATCGGCCATAAGGTGTATTCCAGCATCCTCCATCGGCACGGAAAAAGTTTGTCTCTTCAGGGTTCTGCCGCGAGCCATCTATGCCAGCTGGACCACCACCTCCCCACTCTTGAACCCCAAGAATCCGCGCATGAGCACTCAATGATGCTTGCATGAACTGTCCAAGTACATCAGAGCAAAGTGATCAGAAGTTCAGAACACTTATCTTTTCATGCTAGCCCTTTTCAGAAAAGCCATATGCTAGCAAAATAACGATAAGACAAAGGAGATTGTCATCTCATAACAGAAAGCCATTTTTGGTAACCTAAGAAAATGCATGTGCACTTTTATTTTTTTAATCTAGTTCAGTAGTTCCTCAAAAACCAAacgaggtactccctccatcctataatataagagcgtttttaacactacactaatgTAAAAgaagctcttatattatgggacggagggagtaagtaaTTAGCATGTGGCCATTGCTTTGGCTTCAGATCATGAGCTTACAAACTGAAGCCGAGGCCAAAACGACACCTCAGTCTTGCGGTCTTGGCCCTGTTGATTGTTGAATAAACTAAAGCCATCGTACACACAGAAGTCTGATATAAGCTGAAATGCGTACCAAGTGCATTTTAAGACTTTAAGTTCGAGCTCACGTATAAGTTTGCTCACTAACAAATTATAGCTGATTTAAACAGGAAGTGTATAAACCTGTGTCATACACTAGGGCTTGTACTTGCGAGAAATCATCATATACGCCCACAAAAAAATGAATGTTTACCGAAAATGTAAAAAAATCAATATCAAAGTGATAAGATCAGGCATCTTCTTTCACTGTATACCTTGTCATAACATTGAAATTCCCCAAGTTCAGATGAGCTGCCTGGCTGATTTAGCTTCTCGGTTGGGCATGATGGATACCTAAGCTCACCTCCTGGGCCCATTCCAACTTGAACTTCCTGAAAAGCAATAAATACAAGGGGCTTACAACCTCTTGCTGGTGTAAAATTAGCATGATAC
The Triticum dicoccoides isolate Atlit2015 ecotype Zavitan chromosome 3A, WEW_v2.0, whole genome shotgun sequence genome window above contains:
- the LOC119267731 gene encoding beta-amylase 1, chloroplastic-like encodes the protein MAAINAPLHPPLAVFAAAPCHGVRFRRAPLIRTAASSSSSSPSFSSSSSSSYGGGGGGAGGGGEIHYVSPPPPPSTPSGAPVYVTLPVDAVGAGGRVARRRAMAASLAALASAGVTGVAVELWWGVVERGGPREYDWAGYLDLAAMARRCGLRVRAILAFHQCGAGPQDSFWVPLPQWVLEEMEKMPDLSYTDRYEKRNKEYISLGCDILPLLKGRSPMQAYADFMRSFRDNFKEYLGAIVTEVQVGMGPGGELRYPSCPTEKLNQPGSSSELGEFQCYDKFMQASLSAHARILGVQEWGGGGPAGIDGSRQNPEETNFFRADGGCWNTPYGRFFLEWYSEMLLLHGERLCAVADAVFSGTGVTISGKVSVIHWHYYTCSHPSELTAGYYNTLLRDGYLPVAQMFSRHRAALCCGCFDLRDEERSGPQSSPEGTLRQLMAAAKVWNLPLNGENSVERLDDASLSQVVRSSRRYSGGTSGASFSFNYVRMNKSLFESHNWNRLTKFVRKMSDARTFLARLNFRRRQCLPSMSVVWVASQAYAYT